The Campylobacter concisus sequence CACAACCAGTCAAAAATAAAACAAAAAGTCCGAAAATAGCTAAAAATTTAAATTTATTCATCGTTTTTCCTTTTAAAGTTTAGTGATCTCATCGGCTACTTTTATCGCGGCTTGTTTAACTAAAAGTGCAATAAAAAAGTCAAACTGACCAGACTCTGAGGCCTCTAGCTTCTCCACATGGTGCCTAGTCGAGATAGGTAACGTTTTTTTGAAATTTATATTTGAAAGAATAAGAAGCCCATTTAGATGTCCATTTAAAATTTCTGAACTTCCCGAATAGCTTCCTCTAAGCTCGTCAAATCTAAAATCAAGCCTGTATGTATAAGGCGATGTTTGAGTATCGATAACAACGATTCCGCGAGAATTTAACTCACGTTGCAAAAACATGTAAAAAAGCACTTCGAGGCGTAGATTTGAGTTAAAAACTGCAGTATTTCCTTCAACACCTGTGTAATATATCGATCTTGCACTACTTCTAGCATCGACGATCCTGTGGAAATAAACCTTTTTTAATCCAACATTAGTATCGATCATATTTTTTTCTAAGCAGCAGTTTATTGCTACATCACTTTTGTATTTAACACCATTTATAAAAAGACCATCGCCCCTGCCTTTACAAGCGCTGCAGTCAGCTGGGATCCTCATAACCTCTTCAAAGTACATCTTATCTTCACTATTTATGCTCGCACTTTGCACACCGTCTATTCCCTCGCACGATAGACAAAGGCTAGCTTTAGCCACGCAGCCAGTTAAAAAGATAGCTACAAAAACTGCAAATAATGTCGTTCTTAGCATTTTACTTCCTTTTGCTCTTTTTGTTTTTTACGAAGATTTTTCACACTCTCTCCTGCTATACCGTAATTATTAGTGTCTATCTCGTCAATGATAACAACAGTATTTTGAGCATTTCTTCCTAAAATTTCGCTTATTAGTTTAGTGACTCCGCTTATCATCTTCTCTTTTTGCTCTACACTCGGACTATCACCTTCTTTTGTCACACAAATTTTTACAAACGGCATAACATTTCCTTTTTACAAATTTAGCATTTAAATTTTAATCAAAACCTATCCACCAAACGAGCTCCCAAATGCGGCAGTATCGCCGCCTCGCAATAAGACGAAATATTTTGTGATGATTTTGAAAGTTGTGACGTGAAATTTTGGTGCGGATAGAACATGTAGTTCATCAAGCCAAAATTTCACTAACTCTTTCAAAAGGGCACAAAAGATAAGCCGCTAGTCTATTTTTAGGACTGATAAAAATGCCTCCTGCGGCAAATTCACCTTTCCTATCGCCTTCATCCGTTTCTTACCCTCTTTTTGCTTTTCTAGCAACTTCCTCTTACGAGTGATGTCGCCGCCATAGCACTTGGCTGTGACGTTTTTACCCATTGATTTTACGGTTTCACGAGCGATGATTTTATTGCCGATGCTTGCTTGTATCGCCACTTCAAAAAGCTGACGTGGTACGATCTCTTTCATCGCTTTTACAAAGTCTCTACCTTTTGTTTGTGCCTTACTCTCAGGCACGATGATAGAGAGTGCATCGACCGTTTCACCAGCCACTTTAACATCAAGCTTCACTAGATCACCCACGCGGTAGTCGCTAGGCTCGTAGTCAAAACTCGCATAACCTTTTGTGCTTGATTTTAGCTTGTCATAAAAGTCCATCACTATCTCATTCATCGGTATGTCATACTCAAGCAGCACGCGTTCAGGTGTGATGTAGTCCATCTTTGTTTGGATGCCGCGGCGATTATTTAAAAGTGTGATAATATTGCCCAAAAATTCGCTTGGTGTAATGATAGTAGCCTTCACGTATGGCTCAAGGATAGAGTCTATTTTATTTACAGGTGGCAACTGGCTTGGGTTTTGAATTTTTAAATTTAACCCATCTGTTTGAATGACTTCGTAAGTCACGGTCGGCGCTGTGGCGATGAGATCAAGATCAAACTCGCGCTCCAGCCTCTCTTTTACCACTTCCATATGAAGAAGGCCTAAAAAGCCAACCCTAAAACC is a genomic window containing:
- a CDS encoding 2-hydroxymuconate tautomerase family protein encodes the protein MPFVKICVTKEGDSPSVEQKEKMISGVTKLISEILGRNAQNTVVIIDEIDTNNYGIAGESVKNLRKKQKEQKEVKC